The Hippoglossus hippoglossus isolate fHipHip1 chromosome 19, fHipHip1.pri, whole genome shotgun sequence genome has a segment encoding these proteins:
- the LOC117753415 gene encoding uncharacterized protein LOC117753415, translated as MTEADMYFWYKGIYLSSYLHVAEGLKIYEEFTFRKDDIIIVTYPKSGTSWLKEIVPLILSGGDPASVKSSLSWDRVPWLEVNQYHSDFSQRPSPRIYCTHFLYNMMLPSFFEAKPKVIYLMRNPKDVFTSFLHYSDAAIHMVKPGPQSEFLQKFLEGKVCHGSWFDHIKGWLNAEDKDRIMYISYEEMIMDLKDSVARIAQYLEKPLTPEVIEKITDRCLFKNMKQNNMSNYSVVPAEIWDRTKSDFLRKGVTGDWTNQLTGAEAEYFDAVYKFKMKDVNNKSECSACGSDLFAEAAAHDSWFFSLNDSMTEADLYTLYKGVYLPSGLHTPHSLQYYDDFTLRHDDIIIVTYPKSGTTWMQEIVPLIMSGGDPASVESLHNWDRVPWLEMYRSSDLNLEKRPSPRMFTTHFHYNMMPPGFFEVKPKVIYVMRNPKDVFTSFLHYSEVASFLVNPGPQREFLHKFLDGKVCYGSWFDHIKGWLNAEDKDRIMYISYEEMIMDLKDSVARIAQYLEKPLGTEVIEKITDRCLFKNMKQNNMSNYSAVPCEILDRTKSEFLRKGITGDWKNQLTVAEAEYFDAVYKDKINDIKYKFVWDQNRFDEHTQ; from the exons ATGACTGAGGCCGACATGTACTTTTGGTACAAAGGGATTTATCTTAGTTCATACCTGCACGTAGCGGAGGGCCTGAAAATATATGAAGAGTTTACTTTTCGCAAGGATGATATCATCATTGTAACATATCCCAAGTCAG GTACGTCCTGGCTGAAGGAGATTGTCCCCCTGATCCTCAGTGGAGGAGACCCAGCCTCTGTCAAGAGTTCTCTCAGCTGGGACCGTGTTCCCTGGCTGGAGGTGAATCAGTACCACTCTGACTTTTCACAGAGGCCGTCACCGCGCATATATTGTACACACTTCCTGTACAACATGATGCTACCAAGCTTCTTTGAAGCAAAGCCAAAG GTCATCTATCTCATGAGGAATCCCAAAGATGTGTTCACATCTTTCTTACATTATTCCGATGCAGCCATCCATATGGTGAAACCAGGCCCACAAAGCGAGTTCCTCCAGAAGTTCCTTGAGGGAAAAG TTTGTCATGGTTCATGGTTTGATCATATAAAGGGTTGGCTGAATGCTGAAGATAAAGATCGCATCATGTACATCTCCTATGAAGAGATGATAATG GACCTGAAGGACTCTGTGGCCAGAATTGCTCAGTACTTGGAGAAACCTCTGACCCCAGAGGTGATAGAGAAGATAACAGACCGATGTTTGTTCAAGAATATGAAGCAGAACAACATGTCAAACTACTCTGTCGTTCCTGCTGAAATATGGGACAGGACAAAGTCAGACTTTTTAAGAAAAG gagTAACTGGAGACTGGACAAACCAACTAACAGGGGCAGAGGCAGAGTACTTTGATGCTGTTTACAAGTTCAAAATGAAGGATGTCAA CAATAAAAGTGAGTGTTCAGCCTGTGGAAGCGACCTGtttgctgaagctgctgcacacgACTCGTGGTTTTTCTCCTTGAACGACAGTATGACTGAGGCTGACCTGTACACGCTGTACAAAGGGGTGTATCTGCCTTCAGGGCTGCACACTCCACACAGCCTGCAATACTACGACGACTTCACGCTTCGCCACGATGATATTATCATTGTAACATATCCCAAGTCAG gcACAACTTGGATGCAGGAGATTGTCCCACTGATCATGAGTGGAGGCGATCCGGCCTCCGTTGAGTCTCTCCACAACTGGGACCGAGTGCCCTGGTTGGAGATGTATAGGTCCTCCGACCTTAACCTAGAAAAAAGGCCGTCTCCTCGCATGTTCACGACTCACTTCCACTACAACATGATGCCTCCAGGCTTCTTTGAAGTAAAGCCAAAG GTCATCTATGTCATGAGGAATCCCAAAGATGTGTTTACATCTTTCTTACATTATTCTGAAGTGGCCTCATTCCTGGTGAACCCAGGCCCACAGAGAGAGTTCCTCCACAAGTTCCTTGATGGAAAAG TTTGTTACGGTTCATGGTTTGATCATATAAAGGGTTGGCTGAATGCTGAAGATAAAGATCGCATCATGTACATCTCCTATGAAGAGATGATAATG GACCTGAAGGACTCTGTAGCCAGAATTGCTCAGTACTTGGAGAAGCCTCTGGGCACAGAGGTGATAGAGAAGATAACAGACCGATGTTTGTTCAAGAATATGAAGCAGAACAACATGTCAAACTACTCTGCTGTTCCTTGTGAAATATTGGACAGGACAAAGTCAGAATTTCTCAGGAAAG gaaTAACTGGAGACTGGAAAAACCAACTGACAGTGGCAGAGGCAGAGTACTTTGATGCTGTT
- the LOC117753381 gene encoding zinc-binding protein A33-like, with product MASRSREDLYCSVCQDVFKDPIILSCSHSFCKDCVKSWWKVKEAKQCPLCKRRSSMNEPANLALKNLCEAYLQERDHRSSDALCSLHSEKLRLFCLDHQQPVCVICRDSEIHTDHRFRPIEEAAKQPKKQLQETLEPLKMKLNCFERVKVEFDQTAEHIKVQAGRTERQIKEQFKKLHQFLEEEEEARMAALREEEEQKSRMMKERIEALGGDITALSETIRTTEDELRAEDASLLLNYKAAVERVQQHPLLDDPQLASGALIDEAKHLSNLSFNIWNKMKDMVSYSPVVLDPNSAHPRLLLSGDLTSLKQRRKQQLPNNPERFDYYHLVLGSEGFHSGTHSWDVQVGDNICWALGVLAESVQRKRNKQSGLWGILFHGGTYSTVSSPISVLSAQKIERIRVKLDWNRGEVSFSDPDTHTHIHTFTHTFTQKMFPFFHIMDDSPVKLLPVSVSVTVDQSR from the coding sequence atggcttccagatcaCGAGAGGATCTCTACTGTTCCGTCTGCCAGGATGTCTTCAAAGATCCTATCattctgtcatgtagccacagcttctgtaaagattgtgtgaagagctggtggaaagtCAAAGAAGCAAAACAGTGTCcactttgtaagagaagatcttcaatGAACGAACCAGCTAACCTGGcgttaaagaacctgtgtgaggCCTACTTGCAGGAGAGAGATCACAGATCTTCAgatgctctctgcagtctgcactctGAGAAACTCcgactcttctgtctggaccatcagcagccagtgtgtgtcatctgcagagattcagaaatACACACCGACCACAGATTCCGACCCATCGAAGAAGCTGCAAAACAACccaagaagcagcttcaggaaactctggagcccttgaagatgaagttaaattgttttgaacgtgttaaagtagaATTTGaccaaacagcagaacacattaaggtccaggccggacgCACAGAGAggcagatcaaggagcagtttaaaaagcttcaccagtttctggaggaggaagaggaggccaggatggctgcactgagggaggaagaggagcagaagagtcggatgatgaaggagaggaTTGAGGCTCTGGGCGgagacataacggctctttcagagacaatcagaaccacagaggacgagctgagagctgaagacgcCTCGTTgctgctcaactacaaggctgcggtggaacgagtccagcagcaccccctgctggatgatccacagctggcctcaggagctctgatagacgagGCCAAACACCTGagcaacctgagcttcaacatctggaacaagatgaaggacatggtctcctacagtcctgtggttctggacccaaactctgctcatccaaGACTCCTCCTGTCTGGAGATCTGACCAGTTTGAAACAAAGGAGGAAACAGCAGCTTCCTaacaatccagagaggtttgattaTTACCACTtagtcctgggatctgagggttttcactcagggactcacagctgggacgtccaGGTTGGAGACAATATATGCTGGGCACTGGGTGTGTTGGcagagtctgtccagaggaagagaaacaaacagtcTGGATTATGGGGAATACTGTTCCATGGAGGTACATACTCAACAGTGTCATCACCAATATCTGTTCTCTCTGCGCAGAAGATCgagaggatcagagtgaaactggactggaacagaggagaagtgtcgttctctgatccagacactcacacacacattcacaccttcacacacactttcactcagaagatgtttccattcTTTCACATTATGGATGATTCCCCAgtgaagctgttacctgtgagtGTCTCTGTGACAGTGGATCAGAGCAGGTAG